A stretch of Physeter macrocephalus isolate SW-GA chromosome 6, ASM283717v5, whole genome shotgun sequence DNA encodes these proteins:
- the DYRK2 gene encoding dual specificity tyrosine-phosphorylation-regulated kinase 2 isoform X3: MNDHLHVGSHSHGQIQVQQLFEDNSNRRTVLTTQPNGLTAVGKAGLPVVPERQLESTHRRQGSSTSLKSLEGVGKVKAIPMTPEQAMKQYMQKLSSFEHHEIFSYPEIYFLGPNAKKRQGMTGGPNNGGYDDDQGSYVQVPHDHVAYRYEVLKVIGKGSFGQVVKAYDHKVHQHVALKMVRNEKRFHRQAAEEIRILEHLRKQDKDSTMNVIHMLENFTFRNHICMTFELLSMNLYELIKKNKFQGFSLPLVRKFAHSILQCLDALHKNRIIHCDLKPENILLKQQGRSGIKVIDFGSSCYEHQRVYTYIQSRFYRAPEVILGARYGMPIDMWSLGCILAELLTGYPLLPGEDEGDQLACMIELLGMPSQKLLDASKRAKNFVSSKGYPRYCTVTTLSDGSVVLNGGRSRRGKLRGPPESREWGNALKGCDDPLFLDFLKQCLEWDPAVRMTPGQALRHPWLRRRLPKPPTGEKTSVKRITESTGAITSISKLPPPSSSASKLRTNLAQMTDANGNIQQRTVLPKLVS, encoded by the coding sequence ATGAATGACCACCTCCATGTCGGCAGCCACAGCCATGGACAGATCCAGGTTCAGCAGCTGTTTGAGGATAACAGTAACAGGCGGACAGTGCTCACAACACAACCAAATGGGCTCACGGCGGTGGGCAAAGCGGGGTTGCCGGTGGTGCCGGAGCGGCAGCTAGAGAGCACCCACAGACGGCAGGGGAGCTCCACCTCCCTGAAGTCTCTGGAAGGCGTGGGGAAGGTGAAAGCCATCCCCATGACACCCGAGCAAGCCATGAAGCAGTACATGCAAAAACTAAGCAGCTTTGAACACCATGAGATTTTCAGCTACCCTGAAATATACTTCTTGGGTCCAAACGCAAAGAAGCGCCAGGGCATGACAGGCGGGCCGAACAACGGTGGCTACGACGATGACCAGGGATCCTATGTGCAGGTGCCTCACGATCACGTGGCTTACAGGTACGAGGTCCTCAAGGTCATTGGGAAGGGGAGCTTTGGGCAGGTGGTCAAGGCCTATGACCACAAAGTCCACCAGCACGTGGCCCTGAAGATGGTGAGGAACGAGAAGCGCTTCCACCGGCAGGCGGCCGAGGAGATCCGCATCCTGGAGCACCTGCGGAAGCAGGACAAGGACAGCACCATGAACGTCATCCACATGCTGGAGAACTTCACCTTCCGCAACCACATCTGCATGACGTTCGAGCTGCTCAGCATGAACCTCTACGAGCTCATCAAGAAGAACAAGTTCCAGGGCTTCAGCCTGCCTTTGGTTCGCAAGTTCGCCCACTCCATCCTGCAGTGCCTGGATGCTTTGCACAAAAACAGGATAATTCACTGTGACTTGAAGCCCGAGAACATTTTATTAAAGCAGCAGGGTAGAAGCGGGATTAAAGTGATTGATTTTGGCTCCAGTTGTTATGAGCATCAGCGGGTCTACACGTACATCCAGTCCCGTTTCTACCGGGCCCCGGAAGTGATCCTTGGCGCCAGGTACGGCATGCCCATCGACATGTGGAGCCTGGGCTGCATCCTAGCGGAGCTCCTGACCGGTTACCCGCTCTTGCCTGGGGAAGACGAAGGGGACCAGCTGGCCTGTATGATTGAACTGCTGGGCATGCCCTCCCAGAAACTGCTGGATGCATCCAAACGAGCCAAAAATTTTGTGAGCTCCAAGGGTTATCCCCGTTACTGCACTGTCACGACTCTCTCAGACGGCTCCGTGGTTCTCAATGGAGGCCGTTCCCggagggggaaactgaggggCCCACCGGAGAGCAGAGAGTGGGGGAATGCACTGAAGGGGTGTGACGATCCCCTTTTCCTTGACTTCTTAAAACAGTGTTTAGAATGGGATCCTGCGGTTCGCATGACCCCTGGCCAGGCTTTGCGGCATCCCTGGCTGAGGAGGCGGCTGCCAAAGCCTCCAACGGGGGAGAAGACGTCAGTGAAAAGGATCACCGAGAGCACTGGTGCTATCACATCCATTTCCAAGTTACCTCCACCTTCCAGCTCAGCTTCCAAACTGAGGACTAATTTGGCACAGATGACAGATGCCAACGGGAATATTCAGCAGAGGACAGTGTTGCCAAAACTTGTTAGCTGA
- the DYRK2 gene encoding dual specificity tyrosine-phosphorylation-regulated kinase 2 isoform X1 — translation MLTRKPSAAAPAAYPTGRGGDSAVRQLQASPGLGAGAPRSGVGTGPPSPIALPPLRASNAATAAHTIGSSKHTMNDHLHVGSHSHGQIQVQQLFEDNSNRRTVLTTQPNGLTAVGKAGLPVVPERQLESTHRRQGSSTSLKSLEGVGKVKAIPMTPEQAMKQYMQKLSSFEHHEIFSYPEIYFLGPNAKKRQGMTGGPNNGGYDDDQGSYVQVPHDHVAYRYEVLKVIGKGSFGQVVKAYDHKVHQHVALKMVRNEKRFHRQAAEEIRILEHLRKQDKDSTMNVIHMLENFTFRNHICMTFELLSMNLYELIKKNKFQGFSLPLVRKFAHSILQCLDALHKNRIIHCDLKPENILLKQQGRSGIKVIDFGSSCYEHQRVYTYIQSRFYRAPEVILGARYGMPIDMWSLGCILAELLTGYPLLPGEDEGDQLACMIELLGMPSQKLLDASKRAKNFVSSKGYPRYCTVTTLSDGSVVLNGGRSRRGKLRGPPESREWGNALKGCDDPLFLDFLKQCLEWDPAVRMTPGQALRHPWLRRRLPKPPTGEKTSVKRITESTGAITSISKLPPPSSSASKLRTNLAQMTDANGNIQQRTVLPKLVS, via the exons ATGTTAACCAGGAAACCTTCGGCCGCCGCTCCCGCCGCCTACCCGACCG GCCGAGGAGGGGACAGCGCCGTTCGCCAGCTTCAGGCTTCCCCGGGGCTCGGTGCTGGGGCCCCCCGGAGCGGAGTGGGGACCGGCCCGCCCTCCCCCATCGCCCTGCCGCCGCTCCGGGCCAGCAACGCTGCCACCGCAGCCCACACG ATTGGCAGCAGTAAGCACACAATGAATGACCACCTCCATGTCGGCAGCCACAGCCATGGACAGATCCAGGTTCAGCAGCTGTTTGAGGATAACAGTAACAGGCGGACAGTGCTCACAACACAACCAAATGGGCTCACGGCGGTGGGCAAAGCGGGGTTGCCGGTGGTGCCGGAGCGGCAGCTAGAGAGCACCCACAGACGGCAGGGGAGCTCCACCTCCCTGAAGTCTCTGGAAGGCGTGGGGAAGGTGAAAGCCATCCCCATGACACCCGAGCAAGCCATGAAGCAGTACATGCAAAAACTAAGCAGCTTTGAACACCATGAGATTTTCAGCTACCCTGAAATATACTTCTTGGGTCCAAACGCAAAGAAGCGCCAGGGCATGACAGGCGGGCCGAACAACGGTGGCTACGACGATGACCAGGGATCCTATGTGCAGGTGCCTCACGATCACGTGGCTTACAGGTACGAGGTCCTCAAGGTCATTGGGAAGGGGAGCTTTGGGCAGGTGGTCAAGGCCTATGACCACAAAGTCCACCAGCACGTGGCCCTGAAGATGGTGAGGAACGAGAAGCGCTTCCACCGGCAGGCGGCCGAGGAGATCCGCATCCTGGAGCACCTGCGGAAGCAGGACAAGGACAGCACCATGAACGTCATCCACATGCTGGAGAACTTCACCTTCCGCAACCACATCTGCATGACGTTCGAGCTGCTCAGCATGAACCTCTACGAGCTCATCAAGAAGAACAAGTTCCAGGGCTTCAGCCTGCCTTTGGTTCGCAAGTTCGCCCACTCCATCCTGCAGTGCCTGGATGCTTTGCACAAAAACAGGATAATTCACTGTGACTTGAAGCCCGAGAACATTTTATTAAAGCAGCAGGGTAGAAGCGGGATTAAAGTGATTGATTTTGGCTCCAGTTGTTATGAGCATCAGCGGGTCTACACGTACATCCAGTCCCGTTTCTACCGGGCCCCGGAAGTGATCCTTGGCGCCAGGTACGGCATGCCCATCGACATGTGGAGCCTGGGCTGCATCCTAGCGGAGCTCCTGACCGGTTACCCGCTCTTGCCTGGGGAAGACGAAGGGGACCAGCTGGCCTGTATGATTGAACTGCTGGGCATGCCCTCCCAGAAACTGCTGGATGCATCCAAACGAGCCAAAAATTTTGTGAGCTCCAAGGGTTATCCCCGTTACTGCACTGTCACGACTCTCTCAGACGGCTCCGTGGTTCTCAATGGAGGCCGTTCCCggagggggaaactgaggggCCCACCGGAGAGCAGAGAGTGGGGGAATGCACTGAAGGGGTGTGACGATCCCCTTTTCCTTGACTTCTTAAAACAGTGTTTAGAATGGGATCCTGCGGTTCGCATGACCCCTGGCCAGGCTTTGCGGCATCCCTGGCTGAGGAGGCGGCTGCCAAAGCCTCCAACGGGGGAGAAGACGTCAGTGAAAAGGATCACCGAGAGCACTGGTGCTATCACATCCATTTCCAAGTTACCTCCACCTTCCAGCTCAGCTTCCAAACTGAGGACTAATTTGGCACAGATGACAGATGCCAACGGGAATATTCAGCAGAGGACAGTGTTGCCAAAACTTGTTAGCTGA
- the DYRK2 gene encoding dual specificity tyrosine-phosphorylation-regulated kinase 2 isoform X2: MKTVVSSELNTGEGVVNKTDLVPALTIGSSKHTMNDHLHVGSHSHGQIQVQQLFEDNSNRRTVLTTQPNGLTAVGKAGLPVVPERQLESTHRRQGSSTSLKSLEGVGKVKAIPMTPEQAMKQYMQKLSSFEHHEIFSYPEIYFLGPNAKKRQGMTGGPNNGGYDDDQGSYVQVPHDHVAYRYEVLKVIGKGSFGQVVKAYDHKVHQHVALKMVRNEKRFHRQAAEEIRILEHLRKQDKDSTMNVIHMLENFTFRNHICMTFELLSMNLYELIKKNKFQGFSLPLVRKFAHSILQCLDALHKNRIIHCDLKPENILLKQQGRSGIKVIDFGSSCYEHQRVYTYIQSRFYRAPEVILGARYGMPIDMWSLGCILAELLTGYPLLPGEDEGDQLACMIELLGMPSQKLLDASKRAKNFVSSKGYPRYCTVTTLSDGSVVLNGGRSRRGKLRGPPESREWGNALKGCDDPLFLDFLKQCLEWDPAVRMTPGQALRHPWLRRRLPKPPTGEKTSVKRITESTGAITSISKLPPPSSSASKLRTNLAQMTDANGNIQQRTVLPKLVS, encoded by the exons ATGAAGACAGTAGTGTCCTCAGAGCTAAACACTGGAGAAGGAGTAGTAAACAAGACtgacctggtccctgccctcacg ATTGGCAGCAGTAAGCACACAATGAATGACCACCTCCATGTCGGCAGCCACAGCCATGGACAGATCCAGGTTCAGCAGCTGTTTGAGGATAACAGTAACAGGCGGACAGTGCTCACAACACAACCAAATGGGCTCACGGCGGTGGGCAAAGCGGGGTTGCCGGTGGTGCCGGAGCGGCAGCTAGAGAGCACCCACAGACGGCAGGGGAGCTCCACCTCCCTGAAGTCTCTGGAAGGCGTGGGGAAGGTGAAAGCCATCCCCATGACACCCGAGCAAGCCATGAAGCAGTACATGCAAAAACTAAGCAGCTTTGAACACCATGAGATTTTCAGCTACCCTGAAATATACTTCTTGGGTCCAAACGCAAAGAAGCGCCAGGGCATGACAGGCGGGCCGAACAACGGTGGCTACGACGATGACCAGGGATCCTATGTGCAGGTGCCTCACGATCACGTGGCTTACAGGTACGAGGTCCTCAAGGTCATTGGGAAGGGGAGCTTTGGGCAGGTGGTCAAGGCCTATGACCACAAAGTCCACCAGCACGTGGCCCTGAAGATGGTGAGGAACGAGAAGCGCTTCCACCGGCAGGCGGCCGAGGAGATCCGCATCCTGGAGCACCTGCGGAAGCAGGACAAGGACAGCACCATGAACGTCATCCACATGCTGGAGAACTTCACCTTCCGCAACCACATCTGCATGACGTTCGAGCTGCTCAGCATGAACCTCTACGAGCTCATCAAGAAGAACAAGTTCCAGGGCTTCAGCCTGCCTTTGGTTCGCAAGTTCGCCCACTCCATCCTGCAGTGCCTGGATGCTTTGCACAAAAACAGGATAATTCACTGTGACTTGAAGCCCGAGAACATTTTATTAAAGCAGCAGGGTAGAAGCGGGATTAAAGTGATTGATTTTGGCTCCAGTTGTTATGAGCATCAGCGGGTCTACACGTACATCCAGTCCCGTTTCTACCGGGCCCCGGAAGTGATCCTTGGCGCCAGGTACGGCATGCCCATCGACATGTGGAGCCTGGGCTGCATCCTAGCGGAGCTCCTGACCGGTTACCCGCTCTTGCCTGGGGAAGACGAAGGGGACCAGCTGGCCTGTATGATTGAACTGCTGGGCATGCCCTCCCAGAAACTGCTGGATGCATCCAAACGAGCCAAAAATTTTGTGAGCTCCAAGGGTTATCCCCGTTACTGCACTGTCACGACTCTCTCAGACGGCTCCGTGGTTCTCAATGGAGGCCGTTCCCggagggggaaactgaggggCCCACCGGAGAGCAGAGAGTGGGGGAATGCACTGAAGGGGTGTGACGATCCCCTTTTCCTTGACTTCTTAAAACAGTGTTTAGAATGGGATCCTGCGGTTCGCATGACCCCTGGCCAGGCTTTGCGGCATCCCTGGCTGAGGAGGCGGCTGCCAAAGCCTCCAACGGGGGAGAAGACGTCAGTGAAAAGGATCACCGAGAGCACTGGTGCTATCACATCCATTTCCAAGTTACCTCCACCTTCCAGCTCAGCTTCCAAACTGAGGACTAATTTGGCACAGATGACAGATGCCAACGGGAATATTCAGCAGAGGACAGTGTTGCCAAAACTTGTTAGCTGA